AAGAAagtgtataaaaaaaaaactattattaGCATTTCTCATAGCATTTTATAAACATTTTCatatgaatttaataaaaaattattagataaaaTTAGAAACAATAGATGAATTCTCCCTTGTTGTGTAAATCCAAACATGTAACCAATGCAATTTGATAGAGAAATATGCAGAAATTGATTACAACTCCCTTtttattgaagaattttaaaacataattaaaaaaaaataaaactatttTCACCCAATCATAAATATTAACTAATCCATAACTTATCATAGCattgtttttatttttcaaattatttataaaaaaaaatgcatTTATAATAACTAGTTTAATTTGAACTTATCTACCAATTAAAACCTTCAGTATTTATtatctattttatataaaaattattttttaatattaattacaaCAGATGATCTCTTATAAATTTAGCCATTTTTATGATGGGTTGGTTGGGTGAGCATCTTGGAGGACTCTTTCGTTCATATCTGGTAGGTGTAGAATTAGGTTTGAAATGATTCAAGCCTATTTCAGCATGGCACTACAGTCTGAAGCGTATCATAGACACACATGAAATTGAGGACAGGTCCATCAGATATTTTTGATACACAAAATTCTCTCAGAGAGATAAATATAGAGCATGcgtatctctgattataagagtaCGATATATATtcaaaagttatttttttaatatttaaaaaataaaatttataatattaattttttttgtaatctTAAATAAGTTTTTACgcttttgtttttctttgcaGTCTTATCTCACCTACCTCATTTTGACCGATTGCTAACAACTACGTCCAGTCAAAGtctgatttaaatttaaaatcgaaattaataatttatatattaaagcaATTTTAATCTGAGAAATAATTCAATATCATAGtgcttttttttaaaaattatttattagtttaatatttaataatacaaaaattatttatattttaactaGAATTTTATTAGTTTACAAATATTTaactaaatatatttaataaattttcatttaaaaaaatgtaaagattataaaatatttatgtaaaCACAAAAATAGTATGATCTCAACTAATTAATATAATACACTacgaatattaaaaataatatttttttatgtataaatttttaatttttttttatatttagaaaATGTAAGACTCATAATTTTATATAGAAGctatttttttacaaaataaataatttttataaaataaaaaataaattttatataattaggtgAGGTGATGTATTTGCAATAAATACACATAGTTATATCACTTGAGTTGTGTTCCACTTTTCACGTTGCATAATCGGTTGAAGCATGCATTAATCAACGAAACCAACTCACCTTAAAGATGTGTGGTTGCGGTTAACGAAAATGCTACACGTATATCAATAACCTTTCACATCAGCTAAGAGCCCAAGAATTTGCCATCTTGATTTTTCTAGGCCTATTTatttttgaaatgttattttatctaataaatttgtaatattttaattatttaattgatGTAATATTATTCTGATACCAAGATAAGCCGGGAGCCCTTACCACACATATAatgaactcatgctatgcctcttccctctccataggtactctctggctgtgcccttttgttcattacacatgtgataacgggaccgtcgcacctaaatgtcaaaacaaagatatttctgatacacaggatcctcttaaagaggcaagtgtagagcatacgtatctctgattataagagtatgatacacATTCAAAGGTTTTCGGAGAGAAGGAGAAGAGTTTAGAAAGCCATAGAAGAGAACTTCAGAGGATCTTATTAAAAGGGAACTAAGTCTGATTACAACTGAAGAGAGCCACTCCTTATATAGGCGAGGAGGCTCTTGACATTACAGGCAACCGGCTAGAAACTGGCTACCGACACTCTCAAAGCAACATAAATAAAGACAAACACACATTATTACATTATTGACAAACTTTTGCTTTTATCATGGAGTGGTGGGCCAGTTGAGGGTGTCAAAGTCAGAGTCATCAGAGTCGATTCCCAAAAAGTACTTTGGCCACTGTTTGTTAACAGGAGATGGTGGGTCCGCACTCTGAAAGGCATCTCGTTACTCTGTTTCCATTGGATCctgggaatcttgccacatgggatgggtccCGTCAAAAGGCTCATCATTGAGGAGCGGATGGGGCCGAGTGATGTACAACTCACATGGGGAGGCACTAGACAAAAATAACTATTGATTTCACAAAGGTACTCAGCTAGTTGTCTTCTCAAGGGTCCCATGGCATCTTTGTCAATAATTGATCCTTCGTAGGTCCTCCATTCGTATTCAGATTGCAGGTCGGAGGAGTCCATCGGGCCTTCTAGAAAGGCACTGTGAAAAATGAACAAGGTCCCGATGTTGGTGAGTAGCGATGGGCACATCTTCTATTCCATGGGTGTCTATGATGCGCTTGGTGTAGCGCCATCtgaaatgggcttgaaccattctAGAAATGCAGAGAGTCCTGTTAGTATTGTTCATAACATACGTCTGAGGCCATGAGGGGGAATTCCAGTCCTGTGGAATAGAGTGTAACCATGCACCAGAGGAGCCATAGTTCTTCTAGGATGAGTTCTCTGCCAGGTTGGATACTGAAACAGGTGAGGAAAGGGTTATCAGGGATAAAAACAGTAGAGGAGGGGAGTAATCCCCTTAGGGTGTTTCTTGCACTCAGGTAGTGGAACAGATGATCCCTTGCGAACTTAGCCATTTTTGAGATAGGCTGGTTTGGTGAACATCCAGGGGGAAAACTGTCTGGAGTAGGAACCAGGAAATTGTGCATTGGAGCTGGAGTTTGTGGAGAGGATGAGGATGATGCCATGAGGATCAAGGGGAGTGAAGAGGAAGCTTGGATTAGGTGAAGGATTCTTGGCCTGGATAGGAGGTCAGGAACCAAGTTGTGCTTCCCTTTGATATGCTGGActgtgaatttatacttggcgaaccagtccttaagcctcagtaattgtggttcaggaagagacttgtttttgaagtctagaaccttTGGGAAGGATGAGCTGTCCATGACCACAGTGAAGTGGTGGCCAATCAGATGAAATTCGAATCTCTTGATCCCATTTTTGACAGCCAATATCTCTTTATAGACTGAATGATAATGTTTTTGAGGTTCTGGGAACTCTCCACTAGCATGTCCGCAGATATGCTTTTCTCCTTGAATTTCTTCGATGAGGACTGCACCCCAgtgggtgtcactagcatcagTCTGAAGGATGCGGCATCCAATGCTGGGAATCTTTAGTGGTGGCGGGTTTAAGgccacttcttttaattttttgactGCACATGTCTGTTCTTCCCTCCATGGTGGGGGATCCTTTTTAAGCATCTTTGACAGCTGGCAAGTGTGGGCGGCCACATGCGGGATAAACTTCCTGATGTAATTGATAATACCAAGGAACTGTTGTATTTGTTTTACTGTCAAGTCCTTATCAGGAAACTTCAGTAATTCTTCTGCAATGTGAGGTCCcggttggtattttccatccttgaatttcattccaaggaagtcgatgtcagtttgggccagtgagctcttcttttctgatagcataattccataggaatccACCAGTTGTTGGAATGTGGAGAGGAGTGTCCTATGGGCCGTAACATCTTTGGAGAAGAGAAGGATATCGTCTATGTAGATAAGAACCTTTGTGTAGTATGGGCTCAaatatccttgtcatggccttttggaaAAGCGATGGGGCCGTCTTAAGGCCGAATGGAAGGATCCCATTGATATTGGGCCGTAGGAATGCGATGCGATCTTGGGCCTATCGAGAGgttaatacccaattgccaaaaCCAGCTTTGAGATCAAACTTTGAGAAGATATGGGCTTCGTGCGATTGAGTGAACAAGGCCTCGAGCTTTGTAACGAATTTGTCATCTTGAAGGAAGTGGTTGAGGGCTTGTAGTCAATGACAAGCCGCTTCTTTCCTCTTAATCGCTCGAGATctttttcaacataaaaggctGGCAGGCCTTTGAGAAGAAGTGGGTTCTATGAGACCTTCTTTGGAGGAGTCTGTTTGCACTCTTCTTGGGCTAGAGCCAAGTCTGAGGGTTCATCCGGGTGTGATGCCTTTGTCGGATTGATATCTTCATTAAGCTTGAGCGGAAGATTGACAAAGAAATCCGGATTACGCCACGAGGGGTGGTGATGATGAAAATGTGCATGGGAATCAAGACAGACCGCAAGAGCGACTCCTTGTGTTCTTGGAACTCGGTGAGGCATCGGCCAGAAGAATATAACCTTGGGGCCAGTAAATGGTGAAAGCTCCTTTTATATTTCAATCCTGTGGGAGGATCTTCAAATGCTTACTTTGTTGGTACAAGTCAAAGCCTATCAATAGATCCTTGTCGGGAAGATCAGACCGATGACCCTAGTCCAAAGGATACAAGTGGGGAAGAAGCTGGATTCCAATTGGGTGCTTAGTGATAAGGCTAGTTTTGAAAACGTTTCCATCTGCAGCCTTAAAGTATTCTTCATGAGGGACCCAGTATTCTGAGGGTAAGATGGCtgggttcatcatgcttttgTGAGCCCCGGTATCCAGGAAGCCAATGACACTAATGGGCCGTTCATACTTACTTGGAAGAATATGGATCGGGACTAAAGGAATTGGAATAGTGTCTGGGCCATAGGTGGATTGGGAGGATTGGATATGTTGGGCGGGTAAGGCGGGTAATGGGCTTGATTATCAATGGATTCTTCAAGTGAATGAGTAATCTTCTTACGATCCAGTGTCTACTCCAAGGGCAAAGCGTATCCTCATCGGGCTCATCCTGTTGAGAAACGAGGATTCAACATCATCATGTTCCAGGGAGATGTGAGAAGCCTGCTGTATGTGTTGTAATAGCTTAACTGCCTTATTAGGGTTTCTTGGGCAGTTCTTGGCATAATGACCTTGATTGCCACAGATATAACACCTTTCAGACTTCTTTGTACCCGTTCTTTTCTTTCGAAAGTATCTGACtgaccttcttcctttcttttgcttGAAAGGGGGTTTGAATCCAGAAGGATGCTTCTTGTAATGTGCTTTCTTCTTTGTCTTGCATTCACAATTCTTCTCCTTGCATTTAATGGCAAGGTGAGACTTCTGGCATACATTCTTCAAAGCTTTACTGTTGTCAATGATATCTTTGAACAGCTTCTGTTGTTCGCACATTTTATCCAGACAAGCCAGAGTCATTTGATGGATTTCTCCTATGGTGATAGCATTCATCGCTCTTCTGGTAGCAGCAATACTTCTATGGAGTTCTGGTTGCAATGCTTCTGGCAGGGAGGCAATATAGGTATCTGGGAGGTTGACATCATTGTAACCATTTAGCAGATAATAACGTTGAGTCATGCGCTGATAGTGTTTCTCAATGTTTGATATTTTCAAAGATCAGCAGCGAATATCAAAGAACTCTTGTCTTAACTGCTTGCTGTATAAGGATGCATCTCGAAACTTCAGAAAGAGAGGCGTTGATTGCTTGTAAAGGAGTCAGTGGCAAAATTGAGCTTTTGATATTCTCCAATGGAGGAAAACCAGTCTTGTAGTGTGCCAACTGCTCGAGAGATGAATTCTCCGAGTATAGCATGGGAGTCGCACCTTCCGAGCATTTAGACATCAAGCCAAGCTTTAAATTCTGCAAGACGGTCTCTCCATCTTGATGGGGAACATCATCCAAGGTGAACCATGGGCTGGCCCGGGCTCGGCACTGTGGAGCGCCTGGTAGCTCAAAGTCTAGAATTGGTTCATCATCAGGAATTTCAACATGGGGGTCTTGAGGAGGCCCTGTAGGGCCTGTAGTGCCACTGGTAGAATCTGTGGTTGGTGAAGGACCTGTTTGGGAGGCTGTTGGCTGAGGATCAGCCATGAGCAGTGTTGTGATATCCATTCGTCCGTCCTCGCTGTCATCGACGAGTCTTGAGAAGAATCTTCTTCAGTTCGCTCGGAGGGTATGGACACCATATCTTTGTGGAGGAGGATCAGATACATTTTGTCCTTCCCTTTATCAATCTTCCTTTTTGAAGGATGGGATTCTTCGAGGAAGATGGACTCTTTGCTCATACCGCGGTGTTGGAGTAGGTTTGAACAAAGGAGCTGGGTGATAAGTTGGAGGTGGTTCATATGACTAGTGAAAAGGTCCAAAAGGGGAATAAGCAGGTTCAGGTGTAGGAAGGAAAGGGTTAGGAGTTGTTTGGGCAgtgaaagaaatttgaatgggtgaaAGACTGGAGCTTACGTGGGCTTGTGCAAGTCTGCTTCAACTTAGGCTAATTGTTTCTTGACCTTCTTATTTCTGTTCCTTTTGATTGAATTCTACACCAAATCTCCGTTCTTTGGATCAAAGCCTTGAGATCTCTATCAAGCCGGGTAATCGCTTTGGAGATCCTTATACATGTTCAGGCAAAGCGATGAAGGAGTCAATCTTTTGATCAACATCTTTGAGTCTGGTGAGGACACTGGTCAATCTTGGAATCAATACGTTTGTAGCGTCTTGTTACAGACAGCGACATTCTTGGTTTGCCAGTTTAaaacttcttcagcttgagtgatcggGGTTGTCTGACCTTCACTATCAACCTTAGTTGAGTGAATGAAAGGTCTGGTGGAGATCTTGGTTTGCTGGTCGGTCTGTTGTGCTAATGGAGGAAAATCTGCTTCATAGGAGGCAGGTGAGAACATCATACAAGGTTGTACTAGGGGAAGTGCAGGAGGAGGAGAAGAAACTGGTTTAAGAGGCGGTAgtttctttccttcctttctgATGATCTCAAGGGCAAGCTCATAGATAGGAAGAGGCTTCTTCTGTTTGGTTTCCTCATGGATACCAATCCATGGGCTACTATCTGGATAGTCTCTGCTGAGAACTTGTTGTGGCTTGCAAGAGGCTCTTCTTGTTTGTTTGGTGAGCTTCCTCCAATTTCTATCAGACAGGGGATGGTCATATTCATTTTCCCAGTAATTGTCTTGACAATCACAATCTTCATCGCATGCTCGAACACAGGAGATCCTGAGCGGTGACCATCTATTTTACGAGGATAGATGTAATGATTGTGCAGTTATTCTTGCTCCAATGGGATAGTAGTCTTGCTCCTTTTCTAATGGCTGGACCATCATGGTCTGGAATACAGGCAAAGAGCCTGTAGAATGCCGAGAAGGTTGAAACGTGGTCTGCACCGTTCCATCAGGGTTTCTTCTGAAAGAAGACTCAGTAATCTGGATTGGCTGAGAGGTTGAATGAAGCCTTTCGTAATTGGTTAACCAATCCTTTGGAATGAGctgttcaagctcatttctaggcaGTTGCCTAGGTATCTGAACAATTGTTGGGGTTGTTTGATGTCGTAATACAAGCGAGCATCATTGGAGACAGGATGGTCGTGAAAGATCTACAGCATGATCTTGCAATCTGTAGATAATTTGATGGTGTAAGGTGGCCATCATCGAAGAGGTCACCTGAGCAGCGCCAGTGAGTTGAACCTAAACTTTAAGGGCAGTGCTAAGATGTGGATCTCTTAGAGAGAGATTATAGTTTGGGAAGAATGTCAACACCACGCTCCAAAGATGCAAAGTGGTGAGTCAGGTTCCTATAACCGCATGTTCATCTGCAGAATCGTGTATCAAGGAGAGACACTCTAGTCAGGCTGGAAGACCTCGTCTCCCATGTAGGCGAGGATAAGTCGTCTGACTCCAAAGTGAAGATGAAAACCCTTCTTGTCTCCATCCGGGGATGAGTGCGGAGGATTTCTAACGTCACATATTGTTCGTGAGATGAACTCGAGAGAGCATTGGTCCATTCGGAGGCTGAACATATTCTTTTGACAAAGATCTTCGAGATGAAATGAGAGATCGATAGATCCAGTTAAAGATCCGGATCGTCTATAGATGTTGTATGGGTGAGAAGAGGAAGGAGGGATTCTCCAACTGAGCATCTTCGTAAAGTGGATATTTCTATGAGATTATCAATTACGGAGGATAGTGTTCGCCAAGTGgtgaagaaaagaaagagaagaagtgaGGTTAACAATCTCGAGGAGAAGGGGTTTGGAGATGAGTTTGAAGCGAGGTTAGGTGTCGACAAGCCATATTTGGTACGTGGCGTTGTGGCCAGAGATCGCTCTACCTTCTAAGAAGGAGTTAAGCAGTTACTGCTTTCCAGCCGATATACCAAGGTAAGAGAAGATGGCAGAAAACAGTGATacagaaattaagagaaatacAAGAGTTTAAGGATTTCTCTCCTACTTACCAATGAAgtatgtataatatatatatattactagaAAATTAatacttattttaaaaaatatatacttatTTGCTTCCTAAttttataaaaactaaataaataaccatGGAAATATACTAAAACGTAAGAAAAATCTAAAACCCCAtttaaaaatctaaaaaatttaagTTGAATAGAGtttgaattataataattttttcattAATGTATAGAGTTAGGCCATAAAATGTCATtttgattgattaaattttagTAAAGAAAAGTCACCCATGTTGGGTTTATTCATTTGTTTTTATGGGATTTTCCTTGTTTTGCGTCAAAGATCTTAGAAAGCAAGTTAATGAAAGTGAAGAAAAAAATCCAAGGAAAATGACTCACAAGCCAATTAAGGAATTCGTTTTACGttgttttcttgatttttaaTGGGTAGGGCAGGATCTTCTTGTCATGACTCAGAAGTGGCATACGTCTATGGTGGGGGGGTGTTGGGGGTgggaaatataatattataaaattttctggtaaaaaaaaaaaatttgatacgGATCCATATCATTGGATATGAGGTGGATTATGATTGCTTGACCCTAATTTAGGGCTGTGATTACTGCATTGATTTTGTTTGAAGATCTTCTCGGCATTATACACACTCTGTTTTTGACTTCATTTGCTCAATGGAAAAAAGGTGGATTCGCAGCTACCTTGTCTTAATCCTTTGTTTGGGAATCATACAAGACCCCTGTTATTAAACTTGgctcaaaaattaattaaatataatactcattaatataaataaataagtatgattaattaattaaattttaattatttaaataaaaactttaatattttattaagttatatttaataaattttaatagtgtTTTCAAGTTTAATATAAAGGTATTCAAgtaatataatacataaaaatttatataaatgtataattttcttttttaatatttatgaaatattaagtatatgttaaaaaaataaacatattgaaataaaaaaatatataaccaTCAACTTAtctcaattgattttaattttaaaaattttttatgagaTTTTGAGTTCAATTCTCTATACTAACACTAAAAAGTATATATATTCTATGAAATAATTGAAACAGCCGGGCCACATCGGTTCAACCCTCAGATTGACCGGGTCACGATGAGTCACTTTCTTATCTAGTTCAATTACAAATCCAGACCGATTTGAAGACTGATTCATCGATTCAACCAACTAATTTGATCTGAGTTTAATATCCATATACGAGACAAAATAAGGGTAAAGCCtttctttaaaataaataattttaaaattaataaattttagctATCCATAATTATAAATTCTTGAGTTTGGATTAATCaaagtcaaaataaaaaaaaaaatttatgatattttcCCTCTATAATTAGAAAGAAAATGGGTCCCATATATTATTCCTAGAATGCCCTAACGCCTAGAAATCATTTTGTAGGATAAAGCCACAGTGGGCCTTTCTTCTCTTTTCCCTTTCTACATTTATCATCATGCACCATGAAAGCTTCACTGTAGACTAGAGAAAGTGCCGCTTATTGGTCTGCTGGGTAACGGGAAGCTTGAATGTTGTTGGTATTATTGCTAGGAAGAATTTGCCCAAAAGGCAATGAAAAGCTTACAACTTTGAACCGACTTTGCCCAGTTACAGCCGCTTGCCTGTTGGTATAATCCCCCACTTTTCACATGCACAAATGCACAATTTCAAAAGCAAATCAAGGGGTATCTCTCTCCACCCAATTGGTGACAGCTTAATAGGCCTTTCTTTTCAGGACATTCTGGTCAGTTTTCAAGCACAAAACAACATTTGCCCATAAAAAAGAAGGGGTTGATTTGATAAGACAAACTTTAGCTGAAGAAATTGTGAGCAAAAATGCAAAATTACCAGCTGTTGGGTGCACCAAAGCACCAGTGTCCCATCAAATGTAGGGTATCCTATGGGTATTGAGTCCAACTCTACAAAAGGGCATAGCTCGCAATGGATTTAAATGttacttttacctttctattcccAATTTCTAAACACGTCCcac
The Hevea brasiliensis isolate MT/VB/25A 57/8 chromosome 15, ASM3005281v1, whole genome shotgun sequence genome window above contains:
- the LOC131174085 gene encoding uncharacterized protein LOC131174085 → MTQRYYLLNGYNDVNLPDTYIASLPEALQPELHRSIAATRRAMNAITIGEIHQMTLACLDKMCEQQKLFKDIIDNSKALKNVCQKSHLAIKCKEKNCECKTKKKAHYKKHPSGFKPPFKQKKGRRSVRYFRKKRTGTKKSERCYICGNQGHYAKNCPRNPNKAVKLLQHIQQASHISLEHDDVESSFLNRMSPMRIRFALGVDTGS